One part of the Paramormyrops kingsleyae isolate MSU_618 chromosome 2, PKINGS_0.4, whole genome shotgun sequence genome encodes these proteins:
- the LOC111848567 gene encoding interleukin-1 beta-like, translated as MSHRETAELISALQRMKDNEKILATEFGDTELICMMMDRRVNEVSVLRETGQTPKIVAGFSLSRTVECSISDITQKSLVLNLESQELLAIALQGGNMYNRVQLSLSTYQAPMLTGNSGLPTTLRVSGSDLYLCCSGSLSKPSLSLKVVKNKAVLSTIEAECDNVHFLFFKKNTGFSMSSFESVKFPTWFISTALADRKAVGMSQAAAQGHNTHFIVKKI; from the exons ATGTCGCACAGAGAAACTGCCGAACTCATCAGTGCTCTTCAGAGGATGAAGGACAATGAAAAAATTTTAGCCACAGAGTTTGGTGATACTGAGCTGATCTGCATGATGATGGACAGGAGAGTGAATG AGGTATCAGTGCTCAGAGAAACCGGCCAAACCCCAAAGATAGTGGCTGGATTCAGCCTATCTAGGACAGTGGAGTGCAGCATCAGTGACATAACCCAGAAGAGCCTGGTGCTGAACCTGGAGAGTCAGGAGCTTCTTGCCATAGCGCTGCAAGGGGGAAACATGTATAACAGAG TGCAGCTGAGTCTGTCGACCTACCAGGCGCCCATGCTGACCGGGAACTCAGGGCTTCCTACTACTCTCAGAGTCTCTGGCAGCGATCTCTACCTTTGTTGCAGCGGCTCACTGAGCAAGCCTTCCTTAAGCCTTAAG GTGGTCAAAAACAAGGCAGTACTGTCGACGATTGAAGCAGAATGCGACAACGTGCATTTCCTGTTTTTCAAGAAGAACACCGGCTTCTCCATGTCCAGCTTTGAGTCGGTCAAATTTCCCACATGGTTCATCAGCACAGCTTTGGCAGACAGGAAGGCCGTGGGAATGTCCCAGGCTGCGGCCCAGGGCCACAACACACATTTCATAGTGAAAAAGATATGA